The Xenopus laevis strain J_2021 chromosome 5L, Xenopus_laevis_v10.1, whole genome shotgun sequence genome has a segment encoding these proteins:
- the paqr8.L gene encoding progestin and adipoQ receptor family member VIII L homeolog isoform X1 translates to MTTAILECISTLSISFQQLRRLPRFLEGGTTKMPLTVTDSDVPRLFREPYIQTGYRPTDQDWKYYFLSLFKKHNESVNVWTHLLVALAVVLRVVAFVEAGSLSLNVVSFPLYLYVLSSLTYLTCSILAHLLQSKSELAHYTFYFIDYVGVSTYQYGCALAHYYYTSNEAWYDKACYFFLPGAAFLGWLSCAGCCYAKYSYKRPYPVMRKIFQVVPAGLAYILDISPVVHRIVTCHMEDYTDKAVWLHSLQMIFFIIGAYFFSCPVPEKYFPGSCDFIGHGHQIFHVFLGLCTLSQLEALFIDYQTRQEVFSARYSSNYTLMCCASFFLLILCSTFTAVYARRRIKEKLARKEL, encoded by the coding sequence ATGACTACCGCAATCCTTGAATGTATCAGCACCCTCTCCATCAGTTTCCAGCAGCTGCGCCGCCTCCCTAGGTTCCTGGAAGGCGGCACCACCAAGATGCCCTTGACCGTTACGGATTCAGACGTGCCTCGCCTGTTCCGGGAACCCTATATCCAGACAGGGTATCGACCGACGGACCAAGACTGGAAATATTACTTCCTTAGTCTATTTAAGAAGCACAATGAATCTGTCAATGTGTGGACACATCTGCTAGTGGCCCTGGCTGTGGTTCTCCGGGTTGTTGCCTTTGTGGAGGCCGGTTCTCTTTCTCTCAATGTCGTATctttccctttatatttatacGTGCTATCCTCGCTCACCTATCTCACATGCAGCATCCTGGCTCATCTGCTCCAGTCCAAATCAGAGCTGGCTCATTACACCTTCTACTTCATAGACTATGTAGGAGTAAGCACTTACCAATATGGCTGTGCTTTGGCTCACTACTACTACACTTCCAATGAAGCTTGGTATGACAAGGCCTGTTACTTCTTCTTACCAGGAGCTGCTTTCTTGGGTTGGCTGTCTTGTGCCGGATGCTGCTATGCTAAATACTCTTATAAAAGGCCCTATCCGGTGATGAGGAAAATATTCCAGGTTGTCCCAGCTGGTCTAGCGTACATCTTGGACATAAGCCCCGTTGTCCACCGGATAGTTACCTGCCATATGGAAGACTACACAGACAAGGCCGTCTGGTTACACTCTCTACAAATGATATTCTTCATCATTGGAGCCTATTTCTTTTCCTGCCCCGTACCGGAAAAATATTTTCCAGGTTCCTGCGATTTTATAGGGCACGGTCACCAGATTTTCCATGTGTTTCTGGGCCTCTGCACCCTCTCCCAGTTGGAGGCTCTCTTTATAGATTATCAGACCAGGCAGGAGGTTTTTTCTGCCAGATACAGTTCCAACTACACCTTGATGTGTTGCGCCTCGTTCTTCTTACTCATATTATGTAGCACCTTCACTGCCGTTTATGCACGGAGAAGAATCAAGGAAAAGTTGGCCAGAAAAGAACTTTAA
- the paqr8.L gene encoding progestin and adipoQ receptor family member VIII L homeolog (The RefSeq protein has 3 substitutions compared to this genomic sequence), translating to MTTAILECISTLSISFQQLRRLPRFLEGGTTKMPLTVTDSDVPRLFREPYIQTGYRPTDQDWKYYFLSLFKKHNESVNVWTHLLVALAVVLRVVAFVEAGSLSLNVVSFPLYLYVLSSLTYLTCSILAHLLQSKSELAHYTFYFIDYVGVSTYQYGCALAHYYYTSNEAWYDKACYFFLPGAAFLGWLSCVGCCYAKYCYKRPYPVMRKILQVVPAGLAYILDISPVVHRIVTCHMEDYTDKAVWLHSLQMIFFIIGAYFFSCPVPEKYFPGSCDFIGHGHQIFHVFLGLCTLSQLEALFIDYQTRQEVFSARYSSNYTLMCCASFFLLILCSTFTAVYARRRIKEKLARKEL from the coding sequence ATGACTACCGCAATCCTTGAATGTATCAGCACCCTCTCCATCAGTTTCCAGCAGCTGCGCCGCCTCCCTAGGTTCCTGGAAGGCGGCACCACCAAGATGCCCTTGACCGTTACGGATTCAGACGTGCCTCGCCTGTTCCGGGAACCCTATATCCAGACAGGGTATCGACCGACGGACCAAGACTGGAAATATTACTTCCTTAGTCTATTTAAGAAGCACAATGAATCTGTCAATGTGTGGACACATCTGCTAGTGGCCCTGGCTGTGGTTCTCCGGGTTGTTGCCTTTGTGGAGGCCGGTTCTCTTTCTCTCAATGTCGTATctttccctttatatttatacGTGCTATCCTCGCTCACCTATCTCACATGCAGCATCCTGGCTCATCTGCTCCAGTCCAAATCAGAGCTGGCTCATTACACCTTCTACTTCATAGACTATGTAGGAGTAAGCACTTACCAATATGGCTGTGCTTTGGCTCACTACTACTACACTTCCAATGAAGCTTGGTATGACAAGGCCTGTTACTTCTTCTTACCAGGAGCTGCTTTCTTGGGTTGGCTGTCTTGTGCCGGATGCTGCTATGCTAAATACTCTTATAAAAGGCCCTATCCGGTGATGAGGAAAATATTCCAGGTTGTCCCAGCTGGTCTAGCGTACATCTTGGACATAAGCCCCGTTGTCCACCGGATAGTTACCTGCCATATGGAAGACTACACAGACAAGGCCGTCTGGTTACACTCTCTACAAATGATATTCTTCATCATTGGAGCCTATTTCTTTTCCTGCCCCGTACCGGAAAAATATTTTCCAGGTTCCTGCGATTTTATAGGGCACGGTCACCAGATTTTCCATGTGTTTCTGGGCCTCTGCACCCTCTCCCAGTTGGAGGCTCTCTTTATAGATTATCAGACCAGGCAGGAGGTTTTTTCTGCCAGATACAGTTCCAACTACACCTTGATGTGTTGCGCCTCGTTCTTCTTACTCATATTATGTAGCACCTTCACTGCCGTTTATGCACGGAGAAGAATCAAGGAAAAGTTGGCCAGAAAAGAACTTTAA